One genomic window of Halorhabdus sp. CBA1104 includes the following:
- the thrC gene encoding threonine synthase, with protein MSHLEITQDEPATATDGVWLTCIECAKTYPPFDGIRYTCDACGGLLEVRYADLPTFDEFGDESSAFHGGVWRYSAALPFDTGVTLPEGTTPLHEVPQLEAEIGIERLRVKHEGMNPTGSFKDRGMTVGVRVAQEVGVDRLACASTGNTSAALSAYGSRAGLQVLVLLPEGKVAAGKIAQASLHGARILEVDGNFDRCLDIVQDLADRGEAYLLNSLNPFRLEGQKTIGLEIMEQFRDEEGHFPDRIVLPVGNAGNTAALYKCFRELEASGAIDADDIPKLTGVQAEGSAPMVEAIEKGWDHVERWEDVETIATAIRIGNPVNAPKALPGIRETGGTAVAVSDEAITDAQRALAEEGVGVEPASATSIAGLRKLREQGEIGAEESVVCLTTGHLLKDPDAAVAAGTEPEPVPDDTDKVLTHLRS; from the coding sequence ATGAGCCATCTAGAGATCACGCAAGACGAACCGGCCACCGCCACCGATGGCGTTTGGCTGACCTGCATCGAGTGTGCCAAGACGTACCCGCCGTTCGATGGCATCCGCTATACGTGTGACGCGTGTGGCGGGTTGCTCGAAGTCCGGTATGCCGACCTGCCGACGTTCGATGAGTTCGGTGACGAATCGAGTGCCTTCCACGGCGGCGTCTGGCGGTACAGTGCCGCCTTGCCCTTCGACACCGGCGTGACGCTCCCGGAAGGTACCACGCCACTCCACGAAGTCCCCCAGCTGGAAGCCGAAATCGGTATCGAGCGCTTGCGGGTCAAACACGAGGGAATGAACCCGACCGGGAGTTTCAAGGATCGCGGGATGACAGTCGGCGTCCGCGTCGCCCAGGAAGTCGGTGTGGACCGGCTGGCCTGTGCCTCGACGGGCAACACCTCCGCCGCGCTGTCGGCCTACGGGTCACGGGCCGGACTGCAAGTGCTCGTGCTCTTGCCGGAAGGCAAGGTCGCTGCCGGGAAAATCGCCCAGGCGAGTCTCCACGGCGCGCGCATCCTCGAAGTCGACGGGAACTTCGATCGCTGTCTCGATATCGTCCAGGACCTCGCTGACCGCGGGGAAGCCTACCTGCTGAACTCGCTGAACCCCTTCCGGCTGGAGGGCCAGAAGACGATCGGCCTGGAGATCATGGAGCAGTTCCGCGACGAAGAAGGCCACTTTCCCGACCGAATCGTGCTACCGGTCGGCAACGCCGGCAACACCGCCGCACTGTACAAGTGCTTCCGTGAACTGGAAGCCAGCGGCGCGATCGACGCCGACGACATCCCGAAACTCACCGGCGTCCAGGCCGAGGGATCGGCACCGATGGTCGAAGCCATCGAGAAGGGCTGGGATCACGTCGAGCGCTGGGAAGATGTCGAAACGATCGCGACGGCGATCCGCATCGGCAACCCGGTCAACGCGCCCAAAGCACTCCCGGGTATTCGAGAGACGGGCGGGACGGCAGTCGCGGTCAGCGACGAGGCAATTACTGACGCCCAGCGAGCGCTCGCCGAGGAGGGCGTCGGCGTCGAACCCGCGTCGGCGACTTCGATCGCAGGGCTGCGGAAACTCCGCGAGCAAGGCGAGATCGGTGCCGAGGAGTCCGTGGTCTGTCTGACGACTGGCCACCTACTGAAAGATCCCGACGCCGCCGTCGCGGCCGGGACCGAACCCGAGCCAGTACCCGACGATACCGACAAAGTGCTCACGCATCTGCGTTCCTGA